The following proteins are co-located in the Triticum aestivum cultivar Chinese Spring chromosome 1A, IWGSC CS RefSeq v2.1, whole genome shotgun sequence genome:
- the LOC123168311 gene encoding uncharacterized protein isoform X2, whose amino-acid sequence MITMAYFKKQGVVTYVPAALGPPDSVCYDRVALMSQPSGGASATRSPDEVPSGGMFDGRVGQKPDVILNRGALVGGTLGDPMSAHRSVGPNEFAKHLRETCGDDLVLQELSLMLKQHNAKCTLSMTLLRNRMQSDMFSFADSYRACAGPFPFFSKRGLSKCVMLDDPGRRCAGGKLMHLRNVTMVARLLVMSNDEDRG is encoded by the exons ATGATTACGATGGCGTATTTCAAGAAACAAGGTGTGGTGACGTATGTGCCTGCAGCG TTGGGCCCTCCAGATTCGGTGTGTTATGATCGGGTAGCTCTGATGAGCCAGCCATCTGGTGGTGCTTCTGCAACAAGGTCCCCTGATGAGGTGCCATCGGGAGGGATGTTTGATGGAAGGGTTGGCCAGAAGCCGGACGTCATCCTGAACAGGGGTGCGCTAGTGGGTGGCACATTGGGGGATCCAATGTCTGCACATCGGTCTGTTGGACCtaacgagtttgccaagcatttaCGAGAGACTTGTGGGGATGATCTG GTGCTTCAAGAACTGAGTTTGATGTTGAAGCAGCACAATGCGAAGTGCACACTGAGTATGACATTGCTTCGTAACAGGATGCAGTCCGACATGTTTTCTTTCGCTGACAGTTATAGAGCTTGTGCGGGACCGTTTCCATTTTTTAGCAAGCGCGGACTGTCAAAGTGTGTGATGCTAGATGATCCCGGGAGGCGATGTGCAG GGGGTAAACTGATGCATCTGAGGAATGTGACAATGGTGGCTCGCCTGCTTGTCATGTCCAATGATGAAG ATAGAGGCTAA
- the LOC123168311 gene encoding uncharacterized protein isoform X1 has translation MITMAYFKKQGVVTYVPAALGPPDSVCYDRVALMSQPSGGASATRSPDEVPSGGMFDGRVGQKPDVILNRGALVGGTLGDPMSAHRSVGPNEFAKHLRETCGDDLVLQELSLMLKQHNAKCTLSMTLLRNRMQSDMFSFADSYRACAGPFPFFSKRGLSKCVMLDDPGRRCAGGKLMHLRNVTMVARLLVMSNDEGIDFREMKI, from the exons ATGATTACGATGGCGTATTTCAAGAAACAAGGTGTGGTGACGTATGTGCCTGCAGCG TTGGGCCCTCCAGATTCGGTGTGTTATGATCGGGTAGCTCTGATGAGCCAGCCATCTGGTGGTGCTTCTGCAACAAGGTCCCCTGATGAGGTGCCATCGGGAGGGATGTTTGATGGAAGGGTTGGCCAGAAGCCGGACGTCATCCTGAACAGGGGTGCGCTAGTGGGTGGCACATTGGGGGATCCAATGTCTGCACATCGGTCTGTTGGACCtaacgagtttgccaagcatttaCGAGAGACTTGTGGGGATGATCTG GTGCTTCAAGAACTGAGTTTGATGTTGAAGCAGCACAATGCGAAGTGCACACTGAGTATGACATTGCTTCGTAACAGGATGCAGTCCGACATGTTTTCTTTCGCTGACAGTTATAGAGCTTGTGCGGGACCGTTTCCATTTTTTAGCAAGCGCGGACTGTCAAAGTGTGTGATGCTAGATGATCCCGGGAGGCGATGTGCAG GGGGTAAACTGATGCATCTGAGGAATGTGACAATGGTGGCTCGCCTGCTTGTCATGTCCAATGATGAAGGTATTGATTTTAGAGAAATGAAGATATAG